GATTCTGAAATACTTTTGGTAAAACAACATTTCGGGCGATAGATAATCGAAATGTTTTTTTACCCGGGCTTAACCCGGATACATCTACACTTACACTAATTAAATCTGGCTGAATTCTATCTAAAATAGTTGCTTGTCCTTGAATCACAACATCAAGATTTTTTGGATACTGGGATTTAATCGCCAGATTCGCCGGTTTATTTTTTAGCTCGATAAAGGGATAATAATGCCGCGTTTCAATTCGCTCATTTTTAACGTTTAACCATAACGCGAGCGCAACTAACAAAGATATAATGAGTAATCCAAAATCAATTTGGCGTAGCCAATCCCGAATCATAATCCTTGTTCCGTTTTCTCTTCTTCCGGATAACCAAAAAGTGTGCGGAGTAATCTCCGTAACGATTGCGGGTCAAGATCACGGGTTAATTTACCG
The genomic region above belongs to bacterium and contains:
- a CDS encoding CdaR family protein codes for the protein MIRDWLRQIDFGLLIISLLVALALWLNVKNERIETRHYYPFIELKNKPANLAIKSQYPKNLDVVIQGQATILDRIQPDLISVSVDVSGLSPGKKTFRLSIARNVVLPKVFQNRVEVVRIIPETLEIETELIDNTVNGRK